The Haloterrigena turkmenica DSM 5511 genome includes the window GGAAGTCCATGTTGTGCTGGGCCATGTTGAGCTCCTCGGGCACGTCGAAGGTGAGGTTCACGCGGTCGCCCTCGCGAACTCGGATCATCGGCCCGGGCACCTGGCCTTCGAAGGTCATGTACTCGAAGGTGACCCCCGGCTCGATCTCGGCGACCAGCCGCTCGGTGCGGACGGTCACGTCGTGGACGCGGGGCTCGCACCAGTCGACCGGCGGGGGCACGTCCGTCGGGTCCCGGGCGATCCGGTCGACGTCGACAGCCTTCGCCGCCGACAGACCCTCCTCGTCGCCCGCCGGCTCCGTCTCGTTCGCCGCGCTGTCCGCCTGGGGCCGGTCGCCGCCGAGGCAGCCGGCCACCGCGATGGTGCCGGCCGCGCCCAGCGCCGCCATGAACTGCCGTCGGTTTGCTGCTGTCGTTGTCATTGGCCTTCTCCTCATCTCTACCTACGAGTGGACATACGGTCAATACCCGCGACAATTCTCGAGCGATAGTAATCTCGGCGGCGCTTCCCCTGATACACAGGGTGTTTAAATATACCCGAACATTGTTCGATTCACACAGTACGGTCGGCCCATCGTCGCGGCTCGAAACCGATCGCCAGAACGAACACGACGCCGACCGACGGACGGGGTATGGACCCCATCGAGTTGCGCGAGACGATGCCGGCCCTCGAGTCCGGCGCGTATTTCAACTGGGGTGCGGGCGGTCCGAGCCCGCGCCGCGTCGTCGAGGCGGCCGAATCGGCTCTCGAGTCCCACGAGTTCGAGGCCCCGACGAGCGAGGGGCAGTATCCCGCGGCGTTCGACGCCTACGACGAGGCGCGAGACGCGATCGCGGACCTGCTGGGCGTGGCGCCCGCCGAGATCGCGCTCACGGAGAGCACGACCGACGGGATCAACCGCGTCGCAGGCGCGCTCGACTGGGACGACGACATCGTCGTTCGAACCGACCTCGAGCACTCCGCGGGAATCCTGCCGTGGCAGCGCCTCGAGCGCGAGCGGGGGGTCGATGTGCGGGTTCTCGAGACCGAACGCGGACGATTGGACCTCGAGGACGTGACGGCGGCGGCCGAGGACGCGACGCTGTTCTGCGTGAGTTCGCTCACCTGGACCCACGGTACCCGACTGCCGGTGTCCGAAATCGTCGATATCGCCCACGACGCCGGCGCGCTGGTCCTCGTCGACGCCGTGCAGGCGCCCGGCCAGCGACCGGTCGACGTCCGCGAGTGGGGCGCCGACTTCGTCGCCGCCGCGGGCCACAAGTGGCTCGTCGGCCCCTTCGGCTCCGGCTTCCTGTACGTTCGCGAGGGGCTCGAGCGCGAGCACGACCTCGTTCCCGCCGCGATCGGCTATCGCAGCGTCGTCGACCCGAACGCCGCCGAGTACGAGTACGCGCCGGGAGCCGGACGGTTCGAAGTCGGCACGGCGAGCCCCGCGCCGCACGCGGGACTGGCGGAATCGATCCGGGCGCTCGAGGAGGTCGGTCTCGACGCGATCGAATCGCGGATCGAACGGCTCACCGATCGGCTCAAGGACGGCCTCTCGGACGAGCGACTGCTGAGTCCGCGCGGCTTCGAGTCCGGCCTCGTCACTATCGACGTCGAGGATCCCGAATCGACCGTCGAACGGCTTTCCGACGCCGGAATCGTCGTCAGGTCGCTGCCCGACCCCGACGCGATCCGGGCGTCGGTCCACGCGTTCAACACCCCTGAGGACGTCGATAAGTTGCTCGAGGCGCTCGAGGCGGCGGAACCGTGACCTCGACCGACGCGTCGACCGCACCCAGCCGCCGAGAACAGCGGTGTGGATGTAAGGTCCTCCGTGACGTCGATGGCGTATGTTCGAACGGATCCTCGTGCCGACGGACGGGAGTGGCCCGGCAAACGCAGCCCTCGAGTACGCCGGCGAGATCGCCGCCGAGGAGCAGGTGACCGTCCACGTCCTGCATGTCGTCGATCCGGACGAGGAGGACGACGCCGACGAATTGCTCGCCGAGAGCCGCGAGTGGGCCGGCGGTACCGACGCGACCGTTATCGACGAAAAGCGAACCGGCGAGCCGCGGAAGGCGATCCTCGAGTACGCCGCGAACAACGGAATCGACGCGATCGTGATGGGGACTCGCGGGCGCCGCGGCGTCGGCCGACTCCTGCTGGGCAGCGTGACCGAATCGGTCGTCCGCGACGCCACGGTCCCCGTTCTCGTCGTTCGGGGCGCGTCCGAGGTCAAACGCCGCTATCCGTTCGAGACGATCTTGGTTCCGACCGACGGCAGCGTCCACGCCGAGGTGGCCCTCGAACGCGCGTTGGCGATCGCGAGACACGACGACGCGACCGTGCACGTCCTCTCGGTGGTCGACGTGACGCCGGCGGCGATCGACGACCGAAATGATCTCCGCCTCGAGCGACTCGAGAACTACGCCCGCGATGTCGTCGATGACGCGATCGCAGCGGCCGAGAAGTCGTCCGTCGACACGGTGAGTACAGTGCAATACGGGTCGATCGACAAGCAAATTCGGACGTACGCGGACGAGATCGATGCCGACCTAATCGTGATGGGAACGCACGGGCGCAGCGGCCTCGATCGACTGCTGTTAGGCAGCGCGACGGAACGGGTGCTGCGGACGGCGAAGACCCCCGTACTGACGGTCCGTGCGTCGACCGACGACCGGGCAGCAGACTGACCCGAGATACCGAGGCGAACACGTCCGTCTCATCGGTTACTCGCTCTCCGTCGATCCCGAACTGGTGGCGGCCTCGAGCATCGTCTCCCGCTCGTCGAAGTACGCCGGGGCGTCGCGGTCGGCCTCGAACTCGAGCAGGCGGGAGAGAGCGTCCTCGCCGTCGTCGACGTCCTCGGCCAACTCCTCGGCGAGGTCCGTGTACTCGCCGGCCAGCGTCTGGAAGACCTCCATTCGGGTCTGTTTGGCCTCGAGCAGCAGCTGTTTCTCCTTGACGTTGCTCTCGAGTTCCTCGAATGCGTCGAGGTCCAGTTCGTCGCCGGGGCCGTCCGGCGTCGACGGGGCGTCGGTCCCCGTCGTCGCCGTCGAGTGGTCCTCGAGTTGCCCGCGGAGTTCGGCCATGTCCTCGTCGATCTCGGCGAGCAGGTCGTCGGCCTCGGAGCGCATGGTCTCGACGCGGCCGGAGAGGAGTCCCGCTTGCGTGTGGCAGTAGTCGACGAAGTCGTCGACCGCCAGGCCGGGGTCGGTGTCGTCGCTCATGACTTTCCGTTGGGGAGTCCGACCGAAGTCACTTTGGACTGGGGACTCGGATCGTCACGAGGTCGCGGCGACGGAGCGTTCGATCGGGCTAGCTGCTAGCAAATCCCAGGCTATCGGGCTTTCAGACCCGTTAAGTCCTTCCGGCCACTGACTCCATCACAGTGAATCGAGCAGCGAGTCGCGCAATTACTCAGTCACCGATCACCACGAAATTATGAGCAAGGACTACATCGAGGTGCGGGGCGCGGAGGAACACAACCTCAAGGACCTCGACGTCACCATTCCGCGCGAGGAGTTCACCGTCGTCACCGGCCTGTCGGGGTCGGGCAAGTCCTCGCTGGCGTTCGAGACGATCTACGCCGAGGGCCAGCGGCGGTACATCGAGAGCCTCTCAGCGTACGCCCGGAACTTCCTCGGGCAGATGGACAAGCCGCAGGTCGAGACCGTCGAAGGGCTCTCCCCGGCGATCTCGATCGACCAGAAGAACGCCGCGAACAACCCCCGATCGACGGTGGGGACCGTCACGGAACTCCACGACTATCTCCGTCTCCTCTACGCCCGCGTCGGCACCCCCCACTGTCCCGAGTGCGGCCGCGAAGTCGGCGAACAGTCGGCCCAGAACATGGTCGAACGCATCCTCGAGCTCCCCGAGGGCACGAAGGTCAAGCTGGCGGCGCCGGTCGTCCGCGACCAGAAGGGGGCCTTCGAGGACCTCTTCGAGGAATTAGTGTCGGAGGGATACGCCCGCGTCGAGATCGACGGCGAGGAACACGACCTCACGCTGGACGATCCCGATCTGGACGAGAACTTCGATCACACCGTCGACGTCATCGTCGACCGCGTGAAGGTCTCCGCGGAGGACCGCCCGCGCATCATCGACAGCGTCGAAACCGCGCTCGACGAGGCCGAGGGCGTCCTGAAGGTCATCCTGCCGGACGCGCCCAAAGACGTCGCGAGCGACCTCGGCGAGGCGGCCCGTCGGACGGGCGCGCTGGGCGACGAGACCGAGGAGGACGACCGCTTCGTCGTCGAGTTCTCGAAGGACCTCGCCTGTACCCACTGCGGGATCGACGTCCCCGAGATCGAGACCCGCTCCTTTTCGTTCAACTCGCCCCACGGCGCCTGTCCCGAGTGCGAGGGGCTGGGCGAGACCAAGGAGGTCGACGAGGATCTGGTCGTCCAGGACGAGTCCAAGCCGCTCAAGCACGTCTTCGAGGCCTGGAGCTACAACCGGTCGTACTACCGGACCCGCCTCGACGCCGTCGCCGAGCACTTCGGCGTCTCGCTGTCGACGCCGTTCGAAGAGTTAGACGAGGACGTCCAGCGGGCGTTCCTCTACGGCACCGACGACGAGGTCGTGTTCAAGCGAAGCACGAAGAACGGTACCCGCCGGAAGCGAAAGCGCTTCGAGGGCGTCATTCCGAACCTCGAGCGCCGGTATATCGAGACCGA containing:
- a CDS encoding aminotransferase class V-fold PLP-dependent enzyme; the protein is MDPIELRETMPALESGAYFNWGAGGPSPRRVVEAAESALESHEFEAPTSEGQYPAAFDAYDEARDAIADLLGVAPAEIALTESTTDGINRVAGALDWDDDIVVRTDLEHSAGILPWQRLERERGVDVRVLETERGRLDLEDVTAAAEDATLFCVSSLTWTHGTRLPVSEIVDIAHDAGALVLVDAVQAPGQRPVDVREWGADFVAAAGHKWLVGPFGSGFLYVREGLEREHDLVPAAIGYRSVVDPNAAEYEYAPGAGRFEVGTASPAPHAGLAESIRALEEVGLDAIESRIERLTDRLKDGLSDERLLSPRGFESGLVTIDVEDPESTVERLSDAGIVVRSLPDPDAIRASVHAFNTPEDVDKLLEALEAAEP
- a CDS encoding universal stress protein, coding for MFERILVPTDGSGPANAALEYAGEIAAEEQVTVHVLHVVDPDEEDDADELLAESREWAGGTDATVIDEKRTGEPRKAILEYAANNGIDAIVMGTRGRRGVGRLLLGSVTESVVRDATVPVLVVRGASEVKRRYPFETILVPTDGSVHAEVALERALAIARHDDATVHVLSVVDVTPAAIDDRNDLRLERLENYARDVVDDAIAAAEKSSVDTVSTVQYGSIDKQIRTYADEIDADLIVMGTHGRSGLDRLLLGSATERVLRTAKTPVLTVRASTDDRAAD